From the Equus przewalskii isolate Varuska chromosome 19, EquPr2, whole genome shotgun sequence genome, one window contains:
- the LOC103555492 gene encoding CMRF35-like molecule 7 gives MAWEATHLLSPLLLVLLASGSWEQKPEMLHKLEGESITVRCQYQFQQGWNKMKHWCKVIREYTCDIIVSNARIQKGARHSLQDYPRSGFFSVTMTELRVEDSGIYWCGIGESYRIFGLRAIHLVVSQASTLPTPRSTRRTTAWTSAISPVLDSPTDNWDVISGVVVAVLLLVLTLFLILYLRKARGRARKGEDESHHNYDNISAQEAECPVRSKDPSPGQRESQLSRGSDQRMGSSEDPGAICYASLIHLNHLGLEDSIYVNTAPNPKPTPDPLLAVEYASIARNRPQPSKSAALEGEQDLKAEFTGQ, from the exons ATGGCCTGGGAGGCCACACACCTGCTGTCACCTCTCCTGCTGGTGCTCCTGGCCTCAG GCTCCTGGGAACAGAAGCCAGAGATGCTGCATAAACTGGAGGGCGAGTCAATCACCGTGAGATGCCAGTACCAGTTCCAGCAAGGTTGGAACAAGATGAAACACTGGTGTAAGGTAATAAGAGAATATACTTGTGACATAATCGTCAGCAATGCCAGGATCCAGAAAGGGGCTCGACACTCCCTCCAGGATTATCCCAGGTCTGGCTTCTTTTCCGTCACCATGACTGAACTCAGGGTGGAGGACTCAGGAATCTATTGGTGTGGAATCGGAGAATCTTACAGGATCTTTGGTCTAAGAGCCATCCATCTGGTGGTATCTCAGG CTTcaaccctgcccacccccaggagcACCAGGAGGACCACAGCCTGGACCTCTGCCATCAGCCCTGTCCTTGACAG CCCCACAGATAACTGGGACGTCATCTCGGGCGTGGTGGTGGCCGTCCTGCTGCTGGTGCTCACCCTCTTCCTGATCCTATACCTCAGGAAAGCCCGAGGAAGAGCCAGGAAAG GTGAGGATGAATCCCACCACAACTATGACAACATTTCAGCCCAGGAGGCAGAGTGTCCTGTGCGTAGCAAGGACCCGTCACCAGGACAGAGGGAATCTCAGCTTTCCAGG GGCTCCGATCAGCGGATGGGCTCCAGCGAGGACCCCGGGGCGATCTGCTATGCCTCACTTATCCACCTGAACCACCTCGGCCTTGAGGACTCCATCTATGTCAATACCGCCCCCAATCCGAAGCCCACGCCTGACCCCCTTCTGGCTGTGGAATATGCCAGCATCGCTAGAAACAGACCCCAGCCCTCCAAGTCCGCAGCCCTGGAGGGGGAACAGGACCTGAAGGCAGAATTCACTGGGCAGTGA
- the TREML2 gene encoding trem-like transcript 2 protein, with translation MDGAMAPAFLLLLLLWLQGCVSGVPAEGVYSKVRHLEGETLSVQCSYKNRKNRVEGKVWCKIRRKKCEPGFPRGWVQGPRYLLQDDVQAKVVNITMVALRRQDSGRYWCMRNSSGTLYPLMGFQLEVSPASTPKRNTPPTQLANIFQSGIVVTTGQAPTSGSDAPLTTSVTVFTPGPLTLARLLLSAASGTIRLTSMTEHSFISTSPSTTGPQTVTASPRNATASSDGPASTSTQAGRLHARLPSTRMCHTSQSLLNRLSPIRHQDPYPTVLVGVLTVLPVAVMLIVVYGFWKRRHIGSYSVCGDPSRSWRYPPGRPDPPWKTTWFEAT, from the exons ATGGATGGAGCCATGGCTCCCGcgttcctgctgctgctgctgctgtggctcCAGGGCTGTGTCTCAG GTGTCCCTGCCGAGGGCGTGTACTCCAAAGTGAGGCACCTGGAAGGGGAGACTCTGTCTGTGCAGTGCTCCTACAAGAACCGCAAAAACCGCGTGGAGGGCAAGGTGTGGTGCAAAATCAGGAGGAAGAAGTGTGAGCCTGGCTTCCCCCGTGGCTGGGTGCAGGGGCCACGCTACTTGCTGCAGGACGATGTCCAGGCCAAGGTGGTCAACATCACCATGGTGGCCCTCAGGCGCCAGGACTCGGGCCGGTACTGGTGCATGCGCAATAGCTCCGGGACCCTCTACCCTCTGATGGGCTTTCAGCTGGAAGTGTCTCCAG CATCCACACCCAAGAGAAACACTCCTCCTACACAGCTGGCCAACATCTTCCAGAGTGGAATTGTTGTGACAACAGGCCAAGCCCCCACCTCAGGCTCTGACGCCCCTCTCACCACCAGTGTGACGGTGTTCACACCTGGACCCCTCACCTTGGCCAGActcctgctctctgctgcctCAGGGACCATCAGACTGACCTCCATGACAGAACACAGCTTCATCAGCACCAGCCCTTCCACCACGGGGCCCCAGACAGTGACTGCATCTCCCAGGAATGCCACAGCTTCTTCTGACGGCCCAGCATCCACCTCCACCCAGGCTGGGCGCCTGCACGCCAGATTGCCCAGCACAAGAATGTGCCACACCAGCCAATCTCTCCTCAACAGACTATCCCCCATCAG GCACCAGGATCCTTATCCCACTGTGCTCGTTGGGGTGCTGACGGTCCTCCCAGTGGCTGTGATGCTGATCGTGGTCTATGGGTTCTGGAAGAGGAGACACATAGGCA GCTACAGCGTGTGCGGCGATCCCTCAAGATCCTGGAGGTACCCACCTGGAAGACCGGATCCTCCGTGGAAGACTACTTGGTTTGAGGCCACTTAG